The proteins below come from a single Papaver somniferum cultivar HN1 chromosome 11, ASM357369v1, whole genome shotgun sequence genomic window:
- the LOC113322296 gene encoding uncharacterized protein LOC113322296 encodes MQKSVEEAEKMTIANEEDREKTPEKESQVEIKQSGKTKKGKTVEGSEVVRSDKETPIAKEKRTPQGGAKANNSKCNKVSIQEVEKSVELPGHFGKENEACDEDKEMKQLKEELYQERRRKEDLVRKRIRLERQNDKLLIKNNHLKRKQTERNTQRGENTSRNKLASEGRHEYWRDRKGRGEQNEQEDLKITIESSRREFRKKEYHMQ; translated from the coding sequence ATGCAGAAAAGCGTGGAAGAGGCAGAAAAGATGACGATTGCCAATGAGGAGGATCGCGAGAAAACTCCGGAGAAGGAAAGCCAAGTTGAGATAAAGCAAAGTGGAAAAACGAAGAAGGGAAAAACAGTTGAAGGAAGCGAAGTAGTGAGAAGCGATAAAGAAACCCCCATCGCCAAGGAAAAACGAACCCCGCAAGGCGGAGCAAAGGCAAACAACTCCAAGTGCAATAAGGTATCAATACAAGAGGTTGAGAAAAGTGTTGAATTGCCCGGTCATTTTGGTAAGGAAAATGAGGCATGCGATGAAGACAAGGAGATGAAACAATTAAAGGAGGAGCTCTACCAAGAAAGACGAAGAAAGGAAGACTTGGTAAGAAAACGAATAAGGCTAGAAAGGCAAAACGATAAGCTCTTGATTAAGAACAATcacctaaaaagaaaacaaacggaACGTAACACCCAAAGGGGAGAAAATACTTCGCGAAATAAATTGGCATCTGAAGGACGTCATGAGTATTGGCGAGATAGAAAGGGGCGAGGGGAACAAAATGAACAAGAAGATTTGAAAATAACCATAGAAAGTAGCAGGAGGGAGTTCAGGAAAAAGGAATATCATATGCAGTAA
- the LOC113320745 gene encoding exocyst complex component EXO70H1-like → MKNTNKNKGRFKNIFSSHSTSPDNSISKSSTHSVSSSSSTSSPYPSPPPSCPSTPLHRFSESMMEENIDNAEILITKWSLQTNTGFAAASSLLYDDRKEAKNFISCVKDLQRAMRFFILPENSNSVLLMRSQNLTETAMKRLQKEFYQILSTNRDRLYPESISGHGSEKSRGSTSSYDEEIDQSSDEDEIQRVSNSINEVEQVGTVAMNDLKMISDCMISSGYGKEIVSIYKIIRKSIVDESLYKLGVERMTPTQINKMDWEMLDFKIKTWVYAVKIVVKTLFIGERILCDYVFTSETSRESCFTAITKDSALELFQFPELVAKGKKSPEKMFRILDLYDAISELWPEIESIFSYQSMSNVRAQAVSSLLKLGEAVRAMLTDFEAAIQKDSSKALVAGGAIHPLTRYVMNYLCFLSDYTVILSDILADWPLPENTSLPESYFGSSLDTEDDSTSTISVRFAWLVLVLLCKLDGKAALYKDVPLSYLFLANNLNYVVSKVRGSNLRVLLGEEWISKQELTVKQYSINYERMGWSKVLSCLPTNPTASISLGAAKECLLSFNTAFETAYRTQSAWIITDSKLRDQIKVSICKKVVPVYREFYDTNRAALTRERNVETLVRYSPDDLMNYLSDLFYGMKVSGSGTSNC, encoded by the coding sequence ATGAAGAATACCAATAAAAACAAAGGAagattcaaaaatattttttcatcacATTCAACATCTCCAGACAATTCAATCTCAAAGTCATCAACACACTCGgtatcttcttcatcgtcaacatcatcaccatatccatcaccaccaccatcttgtCCATCAACACCTCTCCACAGATTCTCAGAATCGATGATGGAAGAGAACATCGATAACGCCGAGATATTAATCACCAAATGGAGTTTGCAAACTAATACAGGCTTTGCTGCCGCTTCTTCGCTGTTGTACGATGACCGGAAAGAAGCTAAGAATTTCATTTCATGtgtaaaggatttacaaagagCAATGAGATTTTTTATATTACCAGAGAATTCGAATTCAGTTCTACTGATGAGATCTCAAAACCTTACGGAAACTGCTATGAAAAGACTGCAGAAAGAGTTTTATCAGATTTTATCAACTAACCGTGACCGTCTTTATCCTGAATCAATCTCCGGTCACGGTTCCGAGAAATCCAGAGGTAGTACTTCTAGTTACGACGAAGAAATTGATCAATCATCCGATGAAGATGAGATACAAAGAGTGAGTAATTCCATAAATGAAGTTGAACAAGTTGGAACAGTGGCCATGAATGATCTGAAAATGATTTCAGACTGTATGATTTCATCTGGTTATGGTAAAGAAATTGTTAGTATATATAAAATTATCAGAAAATCTATTGTCGATGAAAGCTTATATAAACTAGGCGTTGAGAGGATGACACCTACGCAAATCAACAAGATGGATTGGGAAATGCTTGATTTCAAGATCAAGACCTGGGTTTACGCAGTGAAAATTGTCGTGAAAACTCTGTTTATCGGCGAACGGATTCTCTGCGATTACGTGTTTACGTCGGAGACAAGTAGAGAGTCTTGTTTTACGGCAATCACGAAGGATAGTGCTTTGGAGCTGTTTCAGTTCCCTGAGTTAGTTGCTAAAGGGAAGAAATCACCTGAGAAAATGTTCAGGATTCTAGACCTTTACGATGCGATTTCGGAGCTATGGCCTGAGATTGAGTCGATTTTTTCTTATCAATCGATGTCAAATGTTCGAGCACAAGCTGTGTCGTCGTTGCTTAAACTCGGAGAAGCGGTTCGAGCAATGTTGACGGATTTTGAAGCGGCGATTCAAAAGGATTCTTCAAAAGCGCTTGTTGCTGGTGGTGCAATTCATCCACTGACTAGATATGTTATGAATTACCTTTGTTTTCTATCCGATTACACGGTAATTCTTTCGGATATTCTAGCCGATTGGCCTTTGCCGGAGAATACTTCACTACCGGAGTCTTACTTCGGTAGTTCCCTGGATACAGAAGATGACAGTACATCCACGATTTCTGTGAGATTCGCTTGGTTAGTACTTGTTCTTCTTTGTAAACTTGACGGCAAAGCGGCGCTTTACAAAGATGTTCCATTATCGTATCTCTTCTTGGCGAATAATCTCAACTACGTTGTTTCGAAAGTTCGGGGCTCGAATCTTCGGGTTTTACTCGGTGAAGAATGGATCAGTAAACAAGAACTGACGGTAAAACAATACTCCATAAACTATGAAAGAATGGGGTGGAGTAAAGTTTTATCATGTTTGCCGACGAATCCAACGGCCAGCATTTCCCTGGGAGCTGCGAAAGAATGTCTTCTTTCTTTCAATACTGCATTTGAAACAGCATACCGGACACAATCTGCATGGATCATAACGGATTCGAAACTAAGAGATCAGATTAAAGTTTCGATTTGTAAGAAAGTTGTGCCTGTTTATCGTGAGTTTTATGATACCAATCGAGCTGCATTGACCAGAGAAAGAAATGTCGAGACATTGGTGAGATATTCGCCGGATgatttgatgaattatttgtcCGATTTGTTTTACGGGATGAAAGTATCGGGTTCGGGTACTTCCAACTGCTAA